In a genomic window of Anoxybacter fermentans:
- a CDS encoding M42 family metallopeptidase: MLLKRLTEAAGLPGMEDEVRNLIKEEVKDLVDDMRTDALGNLITYKKGKVDGPVVMLAAHMDEIGLMITHINKNGLLRFKPLGGIDPRVLVSKKVLIGPKKVPGVIGSKPIHLQNNDERKHAIPLDKLYIDIGAKNKEEAEKLVKIGDGAVFDTKFAEVGEGCVKGKAFDDRVGCSILIELLKRKYDVSIYAVFTVQEEVGLRGASVVAYDLDPDLALVFEGTTASDVPDMSEHQYSTSLGEGPAISLMDRSVIADRRIVQGLVETARENGLKYQFRRTNFGGTDAGRIHLTKEGIPSAVISVPCRYIHSPVSLMNLNDYNTLIELVDKYLHKIAKGGFYR; this comes from the coding sequence ATGCTTTTAAAACGTCTTACTGAAGCCGCCGGGCTTCCGGGAATGGAAGATGAAGTTCGCAACTTAATTAAAGAAGAGGTTAAAGACCTGGTAGATGATATGAGAACAGATGCTTTGGGTAATTTAATAACTTATAAAAAGGGTAAAGTAGATGGTCCGGTAGTTATGCTGGCTGCTCATATGGACGAGATTGGTCTAATGATTACTCATATTAATAAAAATGGATTACTCCGCTTTAAACCACTGGGTGGTATTGATCCACGTGTCTTGGTTTCTAAGAAAGTTTTAATAGGGCCGAAAAAAGTACCTGGAGTTATAGGTTCCAAACCGATTCACCTTCAGAATAATGATGAAAGAAAACATGCCATTCCTTTAGATAAACTTTATATCGATATTGGTGCAAAAAATAAAGAAGAGGCCGAAAAGTTAGTCAAAATAGGAGATGGAGCTGTCTTTGATACTAAGTTTGCAGAGGTTGGGGAAGGATGTGTTAAAGGTAAGGCTTTTGATGACCGGGTTGGCTGTTCAATTTTAATCGAACTTTTGAAACGTAAATATGATGTATCAATTTATGCTGTCTTTACTGTTCAAGAAGAAGTTGGACTAAGGGGAGCCAGTGTAGTTGCTTATGATCTGGATCCTGATCTGGCTTTAGTTTTTGAAGGAACTACTGCTTCAGATGTACCTGATATGTCAGAACATCAATATTCCACAAGTTTAGGAGAAGGTCCTGCTATTTCCCTTATGGACCGAAGCGTTATTGCTGATCGGCGTATTGTTCAGGGCCTGGTGGAGACTGCGAGGGAGAATGGGCTTAAATATCAATTTCGGCGGACCAATTTTGGCGGAACCGATGCTGGTCGAATACATCTGACAAAAGAGGGAATTCCTTCTGCTGTTATTTCTGTACCTTGTCGCTATATCCATTCACCTGTTTCTTTGATGAATCTAAATGACTACAATACTCTTATTGAATTGGTAGATAAATATCTCCATAAAATTGCTAAAGGAGGTTTTTATAGGTGA
- a CDS encoding M42 family metallopeptidase has protein sequence MKELIKKLTETFGPSGQESKVVELIKKELEGFVDEMFVDSMGNLIAHKKGPGQKILLSAHMDEIGFMVTHIEKEGFLRFTNIGYHIPYTLKGFRVIFENGVVGVIDSHNVDNPNDLKLDKMFIDIGAKDKEEAEKMVKIGDVCGFYNPTLISGNRVIGNSMDDRIGCAVLIKVAQELKSSPNDVYYVFSVQEEVGLRGAKTSAYRINPNMGIAIDVTPTGDTPEGKKLNVKLGGGAAIKVKDGSMITHPAIKNFMIDIAEQNDIPYQMEVLPSGGTDAGAIHLTKEGIPSGTISIPCRYVHSPSEMIDLDDVDACVKLLRCILNEDISKIFS, from the coding sequence GTGAAAGAACTGATTAAAAAGTTAACAGAAACTTTTGGGCCTTCTGGTCAGGAGAGTAAGGTTGTTGAACTGATTAAAAAAGAACTTGAAGGATTTGTAGATGAAATGTTTGTTGATTCTATGGGGAATTTGATTGCTCATAAAAAGGGCCCGGGCCAGAAAATTCTACTTTCAGCCCATATGGATGAGATTGGTTTTATGGTTACTCATATAGAAAAAGAAGGATTTTTACGTTTTACTAATATTGGGTATCATATTCCTTATACTTTAAAAGGATTTCGGGTTATTTTTGAAAATGGTGTGGTTGGAGTCATTGACTCACATAATGTAGATAATCCTAATGATTTAAAATTAGATAAAATGTTTATTGACATAGGTGCTAAAGACAAAGAGGAAGCAGAAAAAATGGTGAAAATCGGTGATGTCTGCGGTTTCTATAATCCGACCCTTATCAGCGGAAACCGGGTTATTGGAAATTCTATGGATGATAGGATAGGATGTGCAGTTCTTATCAAAGTAGCTCAGGAACTAAAATCCAGTCCTAATGATGTCTACTATGTCTTTAGTGTACAGGAAGAAGTAGGTTTAAGAGGGGCCAAAACTTCTGCCTATCGAATTAATCCAAATATGGGTATTGCTATTGATGTAACTCCTACCGGTGATACTCCGGAAGGTAAGAAATTAAATGTTAAACTGGGCGGAGGTGCTGCAATTAAAGTAAAGGATGGCTCTATGATAACACATCCGGCGATCAAGAATTTTATGATTGACATTGCTGAACAGAATGATATTCCATATCAAATGGAAGTGTTACCCTCAGGTGGTACTGATGCCGGTGCGATTCATCTGACAAAAGAGGGGATTCCATCAGGAACTATTTCAATTCCATGTCGTTATGTCCACTCTCCTTCTGAGATGATAGATTTAGATGACGTGGATGCCTGTGTGAAGCTACTTAGGTGTATATTAAACGAAGATATAAGTAAGATTTTCAGTTAG
- the trmL gene encoding tRNA (uridine(34)/cytosine(34)/5-carboxymethylaminomethyluridine(34)-2'-O)-methyltransferase TrmL — translation MHIVLVEPEIPPNTGNIARTCAVTNTSLHLVGKLGFSTDDKYLKRAGLDYWHLLDIHYYDSFSELEAKYPNSRFFMATTKGKYLYTDVTYGPDDFIVFGKETAGLPQELLDRYTDTTIRIPMLNNPKARSLNLSNSVAIILYEALRQQNFPNLK, via the coding sequence ATGCATATTGTATTGGTGGAACCTGAAATTCCTCCCAACACAGGCAATATTGCCCGTACCTGTGCTGTTACCAATACAAGTTTACATCTGGTAGGAAAATTGGGTTTTAGTACTGATGATAAGTATTTGAAACGTGCTGGGTTAGATTATTGGCATCTTCTTGATATTCACTATTATGATTCCTTTTCTGAACTGGAGGCAAAATATCCGAATAGCCGATTTTTTATGGCGACTACTAAAGGTAAATATCTTTACACAGATGTAACATATGGCCCGGATGATTTTATTGTTTTCGGTAAAGAAACAGCGGGGCTTCCCCAGGAATTACTGGACCGCTATACCGATACTACTATCCGCATTCCAATGTTAAATAATCCAAAAGCTAGATCTCTAAATTTGAGCAATTCAGTTGCTATTATATTGTATGAAGCTTTACGACAACAAAATTTTCCTAATTTAAAGTGA
- a CDS encoding M42 family metallopeptidase, producing MKLEKFLAQLTEIPGVSGYEGRMGDLIGQAFSPYVDEIRKDNLQNLIALKKGEGENCPSIMLAAHMDEIGLMVAKIEEKGFLRITSIGGVDERTILAQEVTVHGKKPLYGIVGAKPPHLQEPDERKKAVKMEDLYVDCGLPEEKIRELVRVGDPITVNREYTSLHNKRAAAKALDDRAGVAVILEVFKELQYLKHTVDVYGVATVQEEVGTRGAFTSTYGIMPDLGIAIDVGFGHMPGILNKEDTINLGKGAAIGIGPHVHPKIFKKLKELADELKISYQLEPSPYPGGTDAYAIQITRSGVPTGLISIPLRYMHTSVETLDLEDIRTAARLLAQFIARIDHEFVEGLKCF from the coding sequence ATGAAGTTGGAGAAATTTTTAGCCCAACTGACAGAAATACCTGGAGTCAGTGGTTATGAGGGGCGAATGGGTGATCTGATTGGGCAGGCTTTCTCTCCATATGTGGATGAAATTAGAAAAGATAATTTACAAAACCTGATAGCTTTAAAGAAGGGAGAAGGGGAAAATTGTCCTTCCATTATGCTTGCTGCTCATATGGATGAGATTGGTCTTATGGTGGCAAAGATTGAAGAAAAAGGCTTTTTGCGTATCACCAGTATTGGAGGGGTAGACGAAAGGACTATTTTAGCTCAGGAAGTAACTGTTCACGGTAAAAAACCTCTTTACGGAATCGTGGGAGCTAAGCCTCCTCATCTGCAGGAGCCTGATGAACGTAAGAAAGCTGTAAAAATGGAAGATCTCTATGTAGATTGCGGTTTGCCTGAAGAAAAGATTAGAGAGTTGGTTAGGGTAGGTGACCCTATTACCGTCAACCGGGAATATACTTCTTTACATAATAAACGGGCTGCAGCTAAGGCTTTGGATGACCGGGCCGGAGTGGCTGTGATTCTGGAAGTTTTCAAAGAGTTACAATATTTAAAACATACTGTCGATGTTTATGGTGTGGCCACTGTTCAAGAAGAAGTAGGAACCCGGGGAGCTTTTACCAGTACTTACGGTATAATGCCTGACCTGGGAATTGCTATAGATGTTGGATTTGGTCATATGCCAGGCATTTTAAATAAAGAGGATACTATTAATTTGGGCAAAGGGGCTGCAATTGGGATTGGTCCACATGTTCACCCGAAAATATTTAAGAAATTAAAGGAATTGGCTGATGAACTGAAAATTTCATACCAGTTAGAACCTTCTCCATATCCTGGCGGTACCGATGCATATGCTATTCAAATTACCAGAAGCGGTGTGCCCACAGGACTTATTTCCATTCCGCTGCGTTATATGCATACATCTGTAGAAACACTGGATTTAGAGGATATACGGACTGCCGCCAGACTTTTGGCACAATTTATTGCTAGAATTGATCATGAATTTGTGGAGGGATTAAAATGCTTTTAA
- a CDS encoding EscU/YscU/HrcU family type III secretion system export apparatus switch protein: MKDSKNKKAAALQYNPETDQAPRLIAYGEGEIAEKIIQIARENKIPFYQDHTLIELLSTIEIGSEIPEEAYQVVAEILAFIYRLSQKKI; the protein is encoded by the coding sequence ATGAAAGATTCTAAAAACAAAAAAGCAGCAGCTTTACAATATAATCCAGAAACAGATCAAGCCCCACGACTTATTGCCTATGGTGAAGGAGAGATTGCAGAAAAGATAATCCAGATCGCCAGAGAAAATAAAATCCCTTTCTATCAGGATCATACACTTATAGAACTTCTTTCTACCATTGAGATAGGAAGTGAAATCCCTGAAGAAGCATATCAAGTGGTAGCAGAGATTCTAGCCTTCATATACCGTCTTTCCCAAAAAAAAATATAG
- a CDS encoding ISL3 family transposase produces MQYNNIIKFLDLPDIIATEIISTEDRYIFIAEAKKNHIVCPQCGNITNKIHDTKWQNIRDIPIRGKLVIIRLLKKRYRCPYCHKRGIPEKYESIDKYARKTKRFDKYLAKETVSKDYSKVARENGLSYTAVNNAVKKVVDPLIKQQVSKLSQLKAISIDEFAVLKRHKYGVSITDPINRELIDILPTRKKDDLIDYFNCWEDEQRRQIQSISMDMWRPFKAVADAAFTHAKIVIDKFHLVTLMNRALDEVRKQVQQTVNNHQRRKFFQSRLLLQKRAEELTDEEHEKLIKLFELSPALEKAWELKEEFRDLLQLDDVKEATRALKRWYKEVIKSKLMPFYQVKKIIQRWEEKILNYFKTKITNGFAEGINNKIKLIKRIGYGVPNVMNLRRRVFNAMLSY; encoded by the coding sequence ATGCAATATAATAATATCATAAAATTTCTTGATTTGCCAGACATTATTGCAACTGAAATTATTTCAACGGAGGACAGATATATTTTTATCGCTGAAGCAAAGAAAAATCACATTGTGTGTCCTCAGTGTGGTAATATCACTAATAAAATCCATGATACAAAATGGCAAAATATTAGAGACATCCCCATAAGAGGTAAACTAGTAATCATTAGACTTCTAAAGAAAAGATATCGTTGTCCTTATTGTCATAAGAGGGGTATCCCTGAAAAATATGAAAGTATTGATAAATATGCCCGTAAAACCAAACGCTTTGATAAATATCTTGCTAAAGAAACTGTCAGCAAGGATTATTCTAAAGTTGCTAGAGAAAACGGGTTAAGTTATACAGCTGTTAATAATGCAGTTAAAAAAGTAGTTGACCCTCTCATTAAACAACAAGTTTCAAAACTTAGTCAATTAAAAGCCATCAGTATCGATGAATTTGCAGTTTTAAAACGCCATAAATATGGAGTTAGCATTACAGATCCAATTAATCGGGAGTTAATTGACATTTTACCTACTCGCAAAAAGGATGATTTAATTGACTACTTTAATTGTTGGGAAGATGAACAAAGACGACAGATTCAATCGATCTCTATGGATATGTGGCGGCCGTTCAAAGCAGTAGCAGATGCAGCATTTACTCATGCAAAAATTGTTATAGATAAATTTCATCTTGTAACTTTAATGAACAGAGCCCTTGATGAAGTTAGAAAACAAGTTCAACAAACAGTAAATAATCATCAGAGAAGAAAGTTTTTTCAAAGTCGTTTATTACTCCAAAAACGAGCTGAAGAATTGACAGATGAAGAACATGAAAAGCTCATCAAATTATTTGAACTCAGTCCAGCTCTAGAAAAGGCCTGGGAATTAAAAGAGGAATTCAGAGACCTATTGCAGCTAGATGATGTGAAAGAAGCCACCAGAGCTCTAAAAAGGTGGTATAAAGAAGTAATAAAAAGCAAGCTGATGCCTTTTTACCAGGTAAAAAAGATAATACAAAGATGGGAAGAAAAAATACTAAATTATTTTAAGACTAAGATAACCAATGGCTTTGCTGAGGGTATCAATAACAAGATTAAATTGATCAAAAGGATTGGATATGGTGTTCCAAATGTTATGAATCTAAGGAGAAGAGTATTTAATGCAATGTTAAGTTATTAA
- a CDS encoding peptidoglycan DD-metalloendopeptidase family protein: MNKKFYYILLIMFLLIFVNNSFVYATITSLPLRKGMSGPDVKELQQILVEMGFDLTVDGIFGLETEKVVKDFQLSQGLLADGVVGLETFDKLREVSENIEYEVQPGDTLSEIAEEFNVTIADIKALNQIKDDLIYVGQTLIIPRRGIGDGPQEQVYKNTIHVVQPGDALIKIAKRYGISVDTIKNANNLKSDLIQIGQRLVIPYLQVGPSKNFRLEKGAFIWPVNGRISSGYGYRVHPVFKNKHFHGGIDIAVKIGTPVLAAAGGKVIRAGWISGFGKTIILDHGNGVSTLYAHNSQLLVRVGDMVHVGQVIAKSGNTGQSTGPHLDFRIMLNEKPVNPLHYLP; the protein is encoded by the coding sequence ATGAATAAAAAGTTTTACTATATCTTATTGATAATGTTTTTGTTAATTTTTGTTAATAATAGTTTTGTATATGCTACAATAACTAGTTTACCTTTACGAAAAGGTATGTCTGGACCTGATGTAAAAGAGTTACAGCAAATTCTTGTTGAAATGGGTTTTGATCTTACTGTTGATGGCATATTTGGTCTAGAAACTGAAAAAGTTGTTAAGGATTTTCAATTATCTCAAGGTTTATTAGCAGATGGAGTGGTAGGACTTGAAACCTTTGATAAATTGAGAGAAGTTAGTGAGAATATCGAATATGAAGTGCAGCCAGGAGATACCCTCTCAGAGATTGCAGAAGAGTTTAATGTAACTATTGCTGATATAAAAGCTCTCAATCAAATAAAAGATGATTTAATCTATGTTGGCCAGACTTTAATAATTCCTCGTAGAGGGATTGGAGATGGGCCTCAGGAACAGGTTTATAAAAATACCATTCATGTGGTCCAACCTGGTGATGCACTAATCAAAATAGCTAAAAGATATGGAATCTCTGTGGATACTATTAAAAATGCCAATAATCTAAAAAGTGATCTAATTCAAATTGGGCAACGTCTGGTTATTCCTTATTTACAGGTAGGGCCGAGTAAAAATTTTCGTCTTGAAAAAGGTGCATTTATCTGGCCGGTTAATGGGCGAATAAGTTCGGGATATGGATATCGGGTTCATCCTGTTTTTAAGAACAAACATTTTCATGGTGGAATTGATATTGCAGTTAAAATAGGGACACCTGTTCTGGCAGCAGCCGGTGGGAAGGTCATCAGAGCCGGTTGGATCTCTGGATTTGGTAAGACTATAATATTAGATCATGGTAATGGTGTTAGTACTCTCTATGCACATAATTCCCAGCTTCTAGTCAGGGTTGGGGATATGGTTCATGTTGGTCAGGTTATTGCCAAATCGGGTAATACAGGCCAGAGTACAGGACCGCATCTGGATTTCCGGATTATGCTTAACGAAAAACCTGTTAATCCTCTTCACTATTTACCCTGA
- a CDS encoding flagellar hook-length control protein FliK: protein MKISFINLPKNHIELVKKPGLKFKIGEILEAKVLKVGSHRALIEIKGQKVLSDIKSNLKSGDIIKLRVAGKFQNKIILKVIPESSPHSSPLNLFLEKSGITADKNARYALTFLLKNGLPITPETIKALVTDKKYSLGQLLFKLFNSKTFLQRNLSETITGSNEIINKLEQMKLVLNPSRNPSQLISQLKSLVQNLGLIQQKKDINSVLNKKPLSSLFSTPLSEEQKQGIQELLEKLTGLKLRQKEDGILLHLEIPLLFDQPTTALLQIKENKDYKTNKIEDKPLSILLDLNTKSLGHLKIMVILQGKEINCQFSAERKETRTLLRKFFPELKRRFESLTYQVNQIRIIPLTEEDDEKEIEYLPGQVDFRV, encoded by the coding sequence ATGAAAATATCTTTTATAAATTTACCCAAAAATCACATCGAACTGGTTAAAAAACCGGGCTTAAAATTTAAAATTGGAGAAATTTTAGAGGCCAAAGTACTAAAGGTTGGTTCTCACCGGGCTTTAATTGAGATCAAAGGGCAAAAGGTGCTCAGTGATATCAAAAGCAATTTAAAGAGCGGCGATATTATAAAATTAAGAGTGGCAGGTAAATTTCAAAATAAAATAATACTAAAAGTAATCCCCGAATCCTCTCCTCATAGCAGTCCCCTTAATCTTTTTTTAGAAAAATCGGGAATCACGGCCGATAAAAATGCCCGGTATGCCCTGACATTTCTCTTAAAAAATGGCCTACCCATAACCCCTGAGACAATAAAAGCATTAGTAACTGATAAAAAATATTCTCTCGGTCAACTGCTTTTTAAACTCTTTAACTCAAAAACTTTTCTACAAAGAAATTTAAGTGAAACTATAACCGGGTCGAATGAAATAATAAATAAGTTGGAACAAATGAAATTGGTCCTCAATCCATCACGCAATCCATCACAACTGATAAGCCAGCTAAAAAGTCTAGTTCAAAATCTGGGTCTTATTCAGCAGAAGAAAGATATAAATTCTGTTTTAAATAAAAAACCCCTCTCATCTCTTTTCTCAACTCCTCTGAGTGAAGAACAAAAACAAGGAATCCAGGAGCTTTTAGAAAAATTAACTGGACTAAAGCTACGCCAAAAAGAAGATGGAATTTTACTTCATTTGGAAATACCACTTTTATTTGATCAACCTACCACTGCTCTTTTGCAAATCAAAGAAAACAAAGATTATAAAACAAATAAGATAGAAGATAAACCCTTAAGTATCCTATTGGACTTAAATACTAAATCTCTGGGCCATTTAAAAATTATGGTTATATTACAGGGTAAAGAAATAAATTGTCAGTTTTCCGCAGAGAGAAAAGAAACCCGGACCTTGCTCCGTAAATTTTTCCCGGAACTTAAAAGACGTTTTGAATCACTAACCTATCAGGTAAATCAGATTAGAATAATACCCCTAACCGAAGAAGATGATGAGAAAGAAATAGAATATCTCCCGGGCCAGGTGGATTTCCGTGTATAA
- a CDS encoding PIG-L deacetylase family protein — translation MERKILAIFAHPDDESFGPSGTLAHYARNGVRVRLLTATRGEAGKNALSNTDEPLGKIRERELLKAAKILGLEKVDFMGYKDKTLQNLEPHPPIEKILHYIEMFKPQILITYGPTGISRHPDHITVHKWVTQVFRMSEYPKKLYYYTLPKELLLARHPDLVDGDGEITTVIDVSSYKNVKKSAILCHISQRYSIERIFDFAGGERPIPEKEYFVLADHKLDYRIDGIEDDLFCGIESGNKTPIGKLL, via the coding sequence ATGGAAAGGAAAATTCTAGCCATATTTGCCCATCCAGATGACGAAAGTTTTGGACCATCAGGTACATTGGCTCATTATGCTAGAAATGGAGTCAGGGTTCGGCTTCTTACTGCTACAAGAGGGGAAGCGGGTAAAAATGCCCTGAGTAATACAGATGAGCCATTGGGTAAAATTCGTGAGAGGGAGCTTTTGAAAGCTGCAAAGATTCTCGGTTTGGAGAAAGTTGATTTTATGGGGTATAAAGATAAAACTCTTCAGAACTTAGAGCCTCATCCACCAATAGAAAAAATTTTGCATTATATTGAAATGTTTAAACCTCAAATTCTTATTACTTATGGACCGACGGGAATCTCCCGTCATCCTGATCATATTACTGTCCATAAATGGGTAACGCAGGTTTTCAGGATGAGTGAGTACCCAAAAAAGCTTTATTATTATACTTTACCAAAAGAACTTCTTTTAGCCCGGCATCCTGATTTAGTTGACGGTGATGGAGAGATTACGACGGTTATTGATGTAAGTTCGTATAAAAATGTTAAAAAATCTGCTATTCTCTGCCATATATCACAGAGATATAGTATTGAACGTATTTTCGATTTTGCCGGAGGAGAAAGGCCCATTCCAGAAAAAGAATACTTTGTTCTTGCTGATCATAAATTAGACTACCGGATTGATGGTATAGAGGATGATCTCTTTTGCGGAATCGAGTCTGGTAATAAAACCCCAATAGGAAAATTGCTTTAG
- a CDS encoding MATE family efflux transporter, with the protein MKDIIKNRKLILSIFTLALPAIIEMSLHTLLGIVDTIMISRIIGLEGLSAAGFANQLIFTVIFIFSSFNAGATAMISRSFGEKNMEKLNKVLGQNLFLNIIIGTVITILSIIFSPNLLRIFDISEDVFQLAVPFFRIIAAGMIFMFISFAAKASLRGASDTKTPMIITSLVNLINIIGNYVLMTGFWIFPELGLNGAAISTTFARFIDAALFLLILLRGKGGLQLTLLNLKITREIFKPLWRLSSSAAIEQILMQLSFLVSGIFISQLDTLQEGSFRILLNIESISFMPAIGFSIAAASLVGKSLGEKDVKKSLHIGYTASILGATWGVLMGIIFFTFPVFILKFFTKDVTIINTSLFTMYVMGLNQVPLAFWIVISGALRGAGDTRGVMIISSLRLWLMFIPLCYLFTIQLNFGIAGLWFAELSSFLVFNYIMHRRFKAKQWAKIAL; encoded by the coding sequence ATGAAAGATATTATCAAAAATAGGAAACTAATTTTATCTATTTTTACTCTGGCATTACCAGCCATTATAGAAATGAGTTTACATACTCTCCTTGGAATTGTTGATACCATTATGATCAGTCGGATAATTGGTCTTGAGGGTCTATCGGCAGCTGGATTTGCAAATCAGTTGATTTTTACAGTTATTTTTATATTTTCTTCTTTCAATGCCGGAGCTACAGCCATGATTTCGCGCAGTTTCGGTGAGAAGAATATGGAAAAATTAAATAAAGTTTTGGGACAAAATTTATTTTTGAATATTATTATTGGTACTGTTATCACCATTTTATCGATTATTTTTTCTCCTAATCTGCTCAGAATCTTTGATATTTCAGAAGATGTATTTCAATTGGCAGTACCATTTTTCAGAATTATTGCCGCTGGGATGATTTTTATGTTCATTTCTTTTGCGGCCAAGGCATCACTTAGGGGAGCCAGTGATACCAAAACTCCCATGATAATTACCAGTCTGGTTAATTTGATAAATATCATAGGAAATTATGTTCTGATGACGGGATTTTGGATTTTTCCTGAATTGGGCTTAAATGGAGCTGCGATTTCTACAACTTTTGCAAGATTTATTGATGCAGCTCTGTTTTTGTTAATTCTTTTACGTGGTAAGGGTGGATTACAACTTACGCTATTAAATTTAAAGATTACCCGTGAGATTTTTAAACCTTTGTGGCGGTTAAGCAGTTCAGCGGCTATTGAACAAATTTTAATGCAGTTATCTTTTCTTGTTTCTGGGATTTTCATATCTCAATTGGATACATTACAGGAAGGTTCTTTTAGAATTCTTTTAAATATTGAATCTATCTCATTTATGCCAGCTATTGGATTCTCAATTGCTGCTGCTTCGCTTGTAGGTAAGAGTCTAGGCGAAAAAGATGTTAAGAAATCTTTGCATATAGGTTACACTGCCAGTATTTTAGGTGCAACCTGGGGCGTGTTAATGGGAATCATCTTCTTTACATTTCCGGTTTTTATACTTAAATTTTTTACAAAAGATGTCACCATTATCAACACATCTCTTTTTACCATGTATGTAATGGGATTGAATCAGGTACCATTGGCATTCTGGATTGTTATCTCCGGTGCACTCCGGGGTGCAGGTGATACAAGAGGAGTTATGATTATTTCCAGTCTACGATTGTGGCTAATGTTTATTCCATTATGCTACCTTTTTACCATTCAACTGAATTTTGGAATAGCGGGGTTGTGGTTTGCAGAACTTTCGTCATTTTTAGTATTTAATTATATAATGCATAGACGGTTTAAAGCGAAGCAATGGGCCAAAATTGCTTTATAA
- a CDS encoding class I SAM-dependent methyltransferase gives MPEICTHIYFARLVLDKVKIPYDLHYFIQGTVAPDSFIYENPEIFHKYHFVNNDLEFDLEFFLRTVGEYCKTSDSYLKSFIDGYYTHLWLDDYVRKNADKLEIINLGNMARLKLKDLFKINIRWYDFNDISSLLEGIVEKPIIALSLPGLEFISFDAIKHLLQQQVEVLKETLNVSTELVVIPRDKYNRFMSDAADKLAGFLNCVSKENLIDKVKALALAKIKEIEKLPDIAKDSNEKDLKKYKYPFERDLESYKRKLPDLERALIKANKVLEIGAGKGIAASQIKELYGCDIYATGITEIENFPVPFTIAVASNLPFSDETFDLVISVQAISWEADQIKALKEVIRVLKPGGMALLFLTTFSYSMEHRWGKSFWIEAEIDPQDYKKYEFSPDIKINGCKIETFEVPMKHPFKEHKFAYYVKITKEDRNI, from the coding sequence ATGCCAGAAATATGTACCCATATTTATTTTGCACGTCTGGTGCTGGATAAGGTTAAAATACCTTATGATTTGCATTATTTTATTCAAGGGACTGTTGCTCCTGATTCTTTTATATATGAAAATCCCGAAATTTTTCATAAATATCACTTTGTTAATAACGATTTGGAGTTTGATTTGGAATTTTTTCTAAGGACAGTTGGAGAGTATTGTAAAACCAGTGACAGCTATTTAAAATCTTTTATTGACGGGTATTACACCCACCTCTGGCTTGATGACTATGTTCGTAAGAACGCTGATAAATTAGAGATTATTAATCTAGGTAATATGGCAAGGCTTAAGTTAAAAGATTTATTCAAAATCAATATTAGGTGGTATGACTTTAATGATATTTCCTCACTACTTGAGGGAATTGTAGAAAAGCCAATAATTGCTCTATCTTTACCGGGATTGGAGTTTATTTCTTTTGATGCTATCAAGCACCTGTTACAGCAGCAAGTAGAAGTGCTAAAGGAAACTTTAAATGTATCTACAGAATTGGTGGTTATTCCACGCGATAAATACAATCGTTTTATGTCAGATGCAGCTGATAAGTTAGCAGGCTTTCTTAATTGTGTATCTAAAGAAAATCTGATTGATAAAGTTAAAGCTCTGGCTTTAGCAAAAATAAAAGAAATAGAAAAACTTCCCGACATTGCAAAGGATTCTAATGAGAAGGATTTGAAAAAATATAAATATCCATTTGAACGGGATTTAGAATCATATAAGCGGAAACTTCCTGATCTGGAAAGGGCATTAATTAAGGCAAATAAGGTTCTGGAGATTGGAGCCGGAAAAGGAATTGCTGCTTCCCAGATAAAAGAACTGTACGGTTGTGATATCTATGCTACCGGGATTACTGAGATTGAAAACTTTCCTGTGCCCTTTACCATAGCTGTAGCTTCAAACCTACCATTTTCTGATGAAACTTTTGACCTGGTTATTAGTGTACAGGCCATATCATGGGAAGCTGATCAAATAAAAGCTCTTAAGGAAGTTATCAGGGTTTTAAAACCTGGAGGTATGGCATTATTGTTTTTAACAACCTTTTCTTACAGTATGGAGCATCGCTGGGGGAAGTCTTTCTGGATAGAGGCAGAAATAGATCCTCAGGATTATAAGAAATATGAGTTTTCACCGGATATCAAAATAAATGGCTGCAAAATTGAAACTTTTGAAGTCCCTATGAAACATCCTTTTAAAGAACATAAATTTGCTTATTATGTGAAAATAACAAAAGAAGATAGAAATATATAA